One genomic window of Solanum dulcamara chromosome 12, daSolDulc1.2, whole genome shotgun sequence includes the following:
- the LOC129877053 gene encoding uncharacterized protein LOC129877053 has product MTMEKGSMQSNLDCFLNCTAPLVPSQFLAKSEIRNLNRLWHPWEREKVEYFKLADLWNCFDEWSAYGAGIPIRLDTGETLVQYYVPYLSAIQIFTSTSPANFLREEAESVCETRDSFSDSLSDESESEKLLRWDGCSSEEGVAEQDSLSRTNDRLGYLYFQYIERCTPYGRVPLMDKINGFAKRYPGLMSLRSVDLSPASWMAVAWYPIYHIPMGRTIKDLSTCFLTFHTLSSSFHDMDLEDDMENGSSKRKVGESISLPPFGLATYKMQGDVWISDRSGRDQERLVSLFSVADSWLKQLGVQHHDFNYMSIRRG; this is encoded by the exons ATGACAATGGAAAAGGGTTCAATGCAATCAAATCTTGATTGTTTCCTTAATTGCACAGCCCCATTAGTCCCATCTCAGTTTCTAGCCAAG AGTGAGATTAGAAACCTGAATAGGTTATGGCATCCATGGGAAAGGGAAAAGGTTGAATATTTCAAGTTGGCTGATCTTTGGAATTGTTTTGATGAATGGAGTGCTTATGGGGCTGGAATACCTATTAGATTGGATACAGGAGAAACTTTGGTTCAATATTATGTTCCTTATCTTTCAGCAATTCAAATCTTTACCAGCACTTCACCTGCAAACTttttaag GGAGGAGGCTGAATCTGTTTGCGAGACAAGGGATTCTTTCAGCGATTCGTTAAGTGACGAGAGCGAGAGTGAAAAGCTATTGAGGTGGGATGGATGCTCCTCTGAGGAAGGTGTAGCTGAACAAGATAGCTTAAGCAGAACGAACGACAGATTGGGCTACCTATATTTTCAGTATATCGAGAGATGTACTCCATATGGAAGAGTTCCTCTAATGGATAAG ATTAATGGCTTCGCCAAAAGATACCCTGGACTAATGTCATTGAGAAGTGTAGATCTTTCGCCTGCTAGTTGGATGGCAGTTGCTTG GTATCCGATATATCACATTCCCATGGGAAGAACCATTAAGGACTTATCGACGTGCTTTCTCACTTTCCAcaccctttcttcttcttttcatg ATATGGACCTTGAAGATGACATGGAGAATGGTAGTAGTAAAAGAAAGGTAGGGGAAAGCATCTCTCTCCCACCTTTCGGTTTGGCCACTTACAAGATGCAAGGTGATGTGTGGATTTCTGATAGGAGCGGAAGGGACCAAGAGAGGCTGGTGTCACTTTTTAGTGTGGCTGATTCTTGGCTAAAACAGTTGGGGGTTCAGCACCATGACTTCAACTACATGAGTATTCGTCGTGGTTGA